The Oncorhynchus nerka isolate Pitt River linkage group LG13, Oner_Uvic_2.0, whole genome shotgun sequence sequence atgttgttgttgctgtctgACAGCCCATGAGGTTGCAACAAAGTCATTTGATCCCTGATGAACCAATCCATGATGAACCAATGTTTACACTTAGTTACACCCATTCAAATGTTAATCGCACACAGATTTACAATCAGCTGATTAGTGGAGTTACTAGGCCTGAGTCTAGTAGAATGATGACATTAACTATTCTGTACATGGGATGATGTCAGGGTAGTATGAGGACATTACCTTTCTGTACGTGGATGATGTCAGGGTAGTATGAGGAGGACATTACCTTTCTGTACGTGGATGATGTCAGGGTAGTATGGTTTCTGTACGTGGATGATGTCAGGGTAGTATGAGGACATGACCTATTCTGTACAGTGGATGATGTCAGGGTAGTATGAGGACATTACCTTTCTGTACGTGGATGATGTCAGGGTAGTATGATGACATTACCTTTCTGTATGTGGATGATGTCAGGGTAGTATGAGGACATGACCTATTCTGTACAGTGGATGATGTCAGGGTAGTATGAGGACATGACCTATTCTGTACAGTGGATGATGTCAGGGTAGTATGAGGACATGACCTATTCTGTACAGTGGATGATGTCAGGGTAGTATGAGGACATGACCTATTCTGTACAGTGGATGATGTCAGGGTAGTATGAGGACATTACCTTTCTGTACGTGGATGATGTCAGGGTAGTATGAGGACATTACCTTTCTGTATGTGGATGATGTCAGGGTAGTATGAGGACATTACCTTTCTGTATGTGGATGATGTCAGGGTAGTATGAGGACATGACCTATTCTGTACAGTGGATGATGTCAGGGTAGTATGAGGACATGACCTATTCTGTACAGTGGATGATGTCAGGGTAGTATGAGGACATGACCTATTCTGTACAGTGGATGATGTCAGGGTAGTATGAGGACATGACCTATTCTGTACAGTGGATGATGTCAGGGTAGTATGAGGACATTACCTTTCTGTATGTGGATGATGTCAGGTTAGTATGAGGACATGACCTATTCTGTACAGTGGATGATGTCAGGGTAGTATGAGGACATTACCTTTCTGTACGTGGATGATGTCAGGTTAGTATGAGGTCATTACCTATTCTGTACAGTGGATGATGTCAGGGTAGTATGAGGACATTACCTTTCTGTACGTGGATGATGTCAGGTTAGTATGAGGACATTACCTTTCTGTACGTGGATGATGTCAGGGTAGTATGAGGACATTACCTTTCTGTATGTGGATGATGTCAGGGTAGTATGAGGACATTACCTTTCTGTATGTGGATGATGTCAGGGTAGTATGAGGACATTACCTTTCTGTACGTGGATGATGTCAGGTTAGTATGAGGACATTACCTATTCTGTACAGTGGATGATGTCAGGGTAGTATGATGACATTACCTTTCTGTACGTGGATGATGTCAGGGTAGTTGGCCAGATGTCCCTGGTACAGCTGTAACAAATCCATTAACGGATCCACATCTTGTCTCGGCTGCTCTGCAAAGTAGTCTCCGATAGCATCGTATGCTTCTCCTGTATACGCTATGGCCTGGTTCAACCCTACTGAATACGCCTGCTGGTCCAGCTCAAACGCCTGCCCCAGGACTTTAAACGCCTGGCCCACTTTCTGGTACTCCTTCTTAAACCCCGTGATCTGTTTCCGGGCGAACTCGTTAGTGGTGGCGTTGACTTGGACCACGCTGTCGTCCATTTTCTTGGTGAAAGCTTTGAAGCCGTCGATCTTGGACTCGACCTCGACCAGGTCCAGGGGGGGTCCGGAGGGCGTGGAGATAGTGAGGAAGAAGTTAGCCCCCACCATCTCGTCCTTCTCCGCCTTCCTCTTCCCCTGCTTCCATGACTTCTCGTCTGTGCTGTGGAAAATAATTAAACCTTGGGTTTTCACAAAGCGTTTTAATTTTGTTTTACAGAGCCAGTGAAGAACACGGTTGGCGTGGGCCAGATTCGTACCCATACCAACACAGGCCTAGCCTAATTGTGTGATCTGAATGGCAAGCATTTACCACCAGACCATCCCTAGGCCACTACTGGCTAGAGCTTTTCAATGACCCAAAATACGCTTTAcgctagcctgagtgccagtctgtttgtgctattaTGACAACTTCATTGCTGTCATCATCACGCCAAACACACCAATTCTATGAGGAGTTCGCAagagagcaacaacaaaaaacagactggcactcaggctagctTTACAGAGCAAAGAAAcacggagaggagaggggggtggggagaggagagagggatggagagaggagaggggtggggtggggagaggagagaggggaggagagagagagagagagatggggagaggagagagagagatggggagaggagagaggggaggagagagagagatggggagaggagagagagagatggggagaggagagaggggaggagagagagatggggagatggggagaggagagaagggaggagagagagagatggggagaggagagaagggaggagagagagagatggggagaggagagaaggggggagagagagagatggggagaggagagagagagatggggagaggagagggggtggggtggggagaggagagaggggaggagaaagagagatggggagaggagagaggggagggagggagagagagatggggaggagagagaggagggagagagatggggaggagagagagagatggggagaggagagagggggatggggagaggagagagatggggagaggagagaggggaggagagagagagatggtgagaggagagaagggaggagagagagagatggggagaggagagaggggaggagagagagagatggggagaggagaagcCTACCTGTTGCAGGTGAGGAAGTGCTGAAAGACATCACACTTGGACAGGACCGGGTGGCTGGTCATGTGACTCATCCACCATATCAACCCTTTCCTCCTTTTAGAGATGAAGTCCTCCTCAAACCGCCCCGCGGCCTGTTTCTCTGGGATGTGGGGCACCGAGATGACAGGAAACTTCTCCACCAGCCTGGCGTAGAGCCAGTCAAAGTGTTTATACCTTCTGTTTACctgggtctgtgtgtgggtgggcgTCAGCTTGTAGGCAATGTAACTCTTCATCCCTTTGAACTTGGTCTGCTTGGTGGGGTCGTCTATGGTACAGGCGAATGGGTATGGGTTTTCCTGCCATTCTGGACCATATTGTCCCGGTACAACACAGATCTTATCCCCATCTTTCACAAACCCAGCTGCCTCACCTAACACGAACGCTTCCCCTCCTGATTTCACAAATGTTGAAAACCTATTGAGGTTTCTACTGACCGTAGCAGAGCTCTTGACTTGTTGAACGTTGCTACCTTTAGACATTGATGTTGACATTCTGTATGTAGACGGTCCGTTGCCATCAAAGTCCCTTTGGTAATTAACCCCAACAACCCCGGGTTCGTCCGCCACTGTCGAGCTGTCATCCCAGTCATCATCCCAGTCTTCGTCGCTGCCCTGGCTGGCTTGATAAATGGGTTGCTGCTGTGCTGGGGCAGGCGGTGACAACGCTGTAAGCCCGGGCGATGTTACTGATGTTTTGGACAAGTTGTCAGTATGATTCTGGATGTTATAAGAGGAGGCATCCCCGAATCCTCCGGTTGGAATATTGGCGTATCGGGATCCAGATGTGCTGTTGTTGTTAAACGTGGACGCGGTGTCGTTCTTCAGGATCTCAACGTAGGACGCGGGGAAGAGACCTCTCTCGCCTTTGCTGTTGGATCCTTCTAGCCAGCCTTCAATATCCTGTTCGCTGTACAGAGTCACTATTTCATTTTCTTTCACTGATATCTCCCCGGGGTTTTCGGAATTGAAGTCGTATAAAGCCCTCGCCTTGAGCGCCATAGTTCCACAACAACTGGAGCGCCTAACGCGCAACAAAATAACCAGCTAGAGCtacaaaacaaactctcccccgGCGGACAAGCCTATCCAAACTACTAGAAGTCTGTGTATGAAGGTTGAGAAGGCACACTGCTTTGGGGAAAACTCCCACCGAAATGTCCCTTCTTCAAGCGACTTACGTATTACAATCCAATTTGATTTTGTTACCGTTAAAACGTGCAATAAAATCCTGTTCTTTCGTCCAGGTTTACCCCGTTAGATGTGTAGCCTAgttactgtgtctctctctctctcctcgcagACTCCCTTCTCCGCGCAACAACCACACATAATCAGTCCGAATAATGGAGGGTGGAGCTAGGAGGACGATCAGATAACAGGCGACATTAATCAAACGCCTATGCTTTAGTTGATGGGCGGGTGTGGAATTTCAGTTATGTGATGTGATTTTCTTTAACGTATCAATTCATAGATGTTACCAGAATCCTACTgcatttacatgtatttatttgtattatcaGAATGTAGCATGAATGTAAAAAAAGtcgttaaaaaaaatatgtaaaagATTTGAATAGCAATTGATCAATGTAGTAACATTGGTGATTATAATGTGACAATGTATCACTTTTTAATCACATTTGTATCTTCTTTCAAGTCTATATTTATAGTATCAGTCAGCCCTCAATGTACAGAACATCTATTCATACATGTCAGATATCATAACAACTATATTATCAAGTTCTCAATGACTAACACACCTCATGTGTCTATTTACAATCTAAAGCAAAttgaacacttaaacaaaaatatatttttaagaaAATTGTTTTAAAATAAAGCATTTATACAGTTAAGTAATTCAATAACATTACTACCAATAGCTTTATATAGCAAAGCAATGCCAGATAGAAATGGTATGGTTAGATAAATATTTATAATTAAACATAAACATAACGCAATCAAT is a genomic window containing:
- the LOC115119246 gene encoding sorting nexin-18-like; protein product: MALKARALYDFNSENPGEISVKENEIVTLYSEQDIEGWLEGSNSKGERGLFPASYVEILKNDTASTFNNNSTSGSRYANIPTGGFGDASSYNIQNHTDNLSKTSVTSPGLTALSPPAPAQQQPIYQASQGSDEDWDDDWDDSSTVADEPGVVGVNYQRDFDGNGPSTYRMSTSMSKGSNVQQVKSSATVSRNLNRFSTFVKSGGEAFVLGEAAGFVKDGDKICVVPGQYGPEWQENPYPFACTIDDPTKQTKFKGMKSYIAYKLTPTHTQTQVNRRYKHFDWLYARLVEKFPVISVPHIPEKQAAGRFEEDFISKRRKGLIWWMSHMTSHPVLSKCDVFQHFLTCNSTDEKSWKQGKRKAEKDEMVGANFFLTISTPSGPPLDLVEVESKIDGFKAFTKKMDDSVVQVNATTNEFARKQITGFKKEYQKVGQAFKVLGQAFELDQQAYSVGLNQAIAYTGEAYDAIGDYFAEQPRQDVDPLMDLLQLYQGHLANYPDIIHVQKGALTKVKESQKHVEEGKMDAPQADGVNERCNIISFATLAEIQHFHQVRVRDFKAQMQQYLTEQIGFFQKITGKLEEALQKYDNA